The window TAATGGCAGCATTTAAAAGTAGATGCAAAGATAGACTATGTGTGATTCTGACTGATTCTTCAAATTTCTGTTGAGAGGGTGATTCCAGTGTAAGATGGCAGTAAAGtactgctggccctgctctcaTCACCTTTTGGCTTGAGCAGAAGTTTTGATTTGCAGTCAGTTGAAAGTTGGAGGCTTTTGCACAGAAAGAGTTTGAGGGGTGATCTTCCTCAAAACCAGCCTGGAAAGTTAAAACTTTAGCCACAACATAATGCCAGCTGGCTTCAAATTCATCTTCTGGACACCAGCACTTTATTGTGTGTGTATGTCTGTGTTTTGTACTGAGCTAATGCTGAAAAGGACAAGGAAGATCCTTTACAAGCTATGTTCTTGCTTGGGCTGGTGCTGTGGTCTGGAAATCCTACTTTTCTAACAAATATTGCAGCCTGCCACCTCTAGCAGTTCTGACATAGCATATGCTGGCCTAGCATCATTGACTTAGTCTAATTTCTAAAGTTTTTCTCTGTGTCTGGTGTATAAAGTCTGCCTGTCTGGGGATTCTGCCAGAAATGGGACCAGATGTGCAGCATTACTTAAGAGAAAAGGGTGCATTGAGTTTGCAAAGTGGCTCATTCAGTTCTGATACCTTCCATTGTAATCAGTGTCTGTCTCACTTTTAGGTGCCTTTTCCAAAATGCTCTTaaggaacagcagcaaaggCCCCAAAAGTTGCTGCTGTAGCAAAGTCTAAGATATAAAtaatcttcttttatttttcctctgtagttcggcttttttcttgttttgctctgAGTTTCGTCCAAAAATCAAAGGAGAACATCCTGGTCTGTCCATTGGAGATGTGGCAAAGAAGCTGGGAGAGATGTGGAACAACACCGCCGCAGACGATAAACAGCCTTATGAAAAGAAGGCTGCTAAGCTGAAGGAGAAATACGAAAAGGTAACCCTGACATTTAGGGACATGCTTTGGGGAGGTCACACCTCAGTTTTCTGGACACTTTTTCCCTTACTGTGTACCCTGATACCTGATGTAGCAAATTATAGAATGCTAATGACGTAATTCATTAGATTTGCTGAAAAGGGCTGTATGCAGGGGCACATGATTCATTGGCATAACAGTAAATTGGAGTCCTTTGCCTTGAACTGTTTGCATTTGTCTGTAGTTTTGAACTGTTATTGGTGCTTGAATAAATTCTGTGGGCTCTGTATTGTTACTAAATCCGTAAGTCACAGCAGAATTTGAGTTGAGTTGGTAGCAGTAAGTAATGCTGGTAAGGAATGAATTGGCTCTCCCTAATTTTGGAGATGCTGGTAAGCATCCTTGAATGTTAGAATAATTGATACACatagctgatttttaaaatatactccTGGTAAAAtgacaaaacacaaaattagaTAACTAGTTTTAGGCATGTGTTTTTCCTGGACCTACTTTGTGTCCATGTCCTTTCTAGTAACGAATTTGGTTAATTATGCATATGAAGCAGCTTGtcatacaatttttttaattattaaggCTAAACCCTGCCATCCAAATTGGAGTTGCAGAATTCTGTTGTGCACACAGGACTGTGCTACACGTGGTTTTATTTCTAGAGGCAGATTCCCTGGAGCCCTGTTGATGTGCCAGAGAGGAGTTGCAGATCTAGGAGCTTTCCCACATGATGCTTTCTGTACAGCTTCATAGTAATTGCAACTCAGACAATTTTTAAATGATAGAATTATTAGTCTTTATTTGcagatattattttaattttctgtagtAATGTCTTTATTTCTTAGACTTACATGTAGGATTTTAAGGGGTAGTAATCTTCACTATTTCACTGCTTGGCCTTTGACTTAGTGGGTATAATATCTTCTCAGAATTTCTTGCTAAGTTTAAGGGAGTCCAAGAGAGCAATAAGATTAGTGGTGTAGTGTTTATTAGGTGGGGAATATTTGAAGATTTGGACCATCAGTGTGAATGTGGTGATGTTTCTCTCTAGCTGGTGTGTGTAAGCTTTGTAGATCAATTCTCCTATCTAATGATTTTACTGTTTTGGCATAAAGTTGGGAAGTCTTGACTGTTTTTATGACTGTGCCTTCGAGGTATGGTTTTAACTTCCCTGTAGCAGGAACTGAATTTTGTGCATTTCAAACAACTGGAATAAATTTATTGCATGCAGAAGGTGGCAGTGTCTACCCTTTAATCAAGTTCTTATACCTTTTATTTAGTAAACTTCTGTTAGGCAGGGTTCAGTCTAACTGCTCTTTGCTGAGGCATAACATTGCAGCTGTTAGGCTGGGTCATTCCGGATGGCTGATCCCAGGTTTGTGCCTCAAACGAGGGTTTCCTGTGCATTTCTTTAGGCACTGTAGAAGGTAGGGCTAGAAAGGGAACTTAAGAGGTCTCCCTACTCCATTTCCTTATGGGATAgtgggctcagctgtgccttTACCATCAGAGGTAGCCGCTTTTCCAGCCTGTTCCCAGAAGCCCAACAGTGGAGATTCCTTAGCAGCCATAAGCAGTGTGCAGCAGCATGCCAGTGTCATTTCTGTGTTAGAGGGTTCCCTTCCCGTTCCTTTGGCTTCAGTTCAGCTCAGAGATGAaaccacagctccctcctggtCGTGCCCCGGTGGATGTGCAGAAGGGGCAGGTAGCTGGGTCTCTGcttgcacagctgctctgtggaggTTGCTCAGACCTCTTGGCTGGATAAGTCTTTGAGAGATTgttcctgcttttcttctccaAGGATATCGCTGCATACCGGGCCAAAGGGAAGGTTGATGGAGGCAAGAAAGTAGTTGCCAAGGCTGAGAAgagcaagaagaagaaggaagaggaggaggatgaggacgaagatgaagaggatgaagatgatgaagaggaggaagaagaggaggacgaagatgatgatgatgatgaataAGTCTCTTTTAGAGCAATTTCTTTCTTGTCTATAAAGCATTTAACCCCCCTGTACACAACTCActccttttaaagaaaaaaaaaattgaaatgtaaGGCTGTGTaagatttgtttttaaactgtACAGTGTCTCTTTTTTTGT is drawn from Zonotrichia leucophrys gambelii isolate GWCS_2022_RI chromosome 1, RI_Zleu_2.0, whole genome shotgun sequence and contains these coding sequences:
- the HMGB1 gene encoding high mobility group protein B1 translates to MGKGDPKKPRGKMSSYAFFVQTCREEHKKKHPDASVNFSEFSKKCSERWKTMSSKEKGKFEDMAKADKLRYEKEMKNYVPPKGETKKKFKDPNAPKRPPSAFFLFCSEFRPKIKGEHPGLSIGDVAKKLGEMWNNTAADDKQPYEKKAAKLKEKYEKDIAAYRAKGKVDGGKKVVAKAEKSKKKKEEEEDEDEDEEDEDDEEEEEEEDEDDDDDE